One part of the Osmerus mordax isolate fOsmMor3 chromosome 18, fOsmMor3.pri, whole genome shotgun sequence genome encodes these proteins:
- the psmb2 gene encoding proteasome subunit beta type-2, with amino-acid sequence MEYLIGIQGTDFVLVAADNVAASSIIQMKHDYDKMFKLSEKILLLCVGEAGDTVQFAEYIQKNVQLYKMRNGYELSPSAAANFTRKNLADYLRSRTPYHVNLLLAGYDESDGPGLFYMDHLSALAKAPFAAHGYGAFLTLSILDRYYRPELTRDEAVDLLKKCVEELNKRFILNLPSFSVRLIDKEGIHDLEKITVGHK; translated from the exons ATGGAGTACTTGATCGGGATTCAGGGAACAGATTTTGTCTTGGTTGCTGCAGATAATGTTGCAGCCAGCAGCATCATTCAGATGAAACACG ATTACGACAAAATGTTCAAACTGAGTGAGAAGATCCTGTTGCTATGCGTTGGAGAGGCAGGAGACACTGTGCAGTTTGCCGAGTACATCCAGAAGAACGTTCAGCTTTACAAAATGAGAAACG GTTATGAGCTCAGTCCATCAGCAGCAGCCAACTTCACACGGAAGAATCTGGCAGACTACCTTCGTAGCAGG aCCCCCTACCATGTCAACCTGTTGCTAGCAGGGTATGACGAGTCAGACGGCCCGGGCCTGTTCTACATGGACCACCTGTCTGCCCTAGCCAAGGCTCCCTTCGCTGCCCATGGCTACGGCGCCTTCCTCACCCTGTCCATCCTGGACCGCTACTACCGACCCG AGCTGACTCGTGATGAAGCTGTGGACCTGCTGAAGAAGTGCGTTGAGGAG CTGAACAAGCGCTTCATCCTGAACCTCCCCTCCTTCAGCGTGCGTTTGATTGACAAGGAGGGCATCCATGACCTGGAGAAGATCACCGTGGGACACAAGTGA
- the LOC136962497 gene encoding UPF0500 protein C1orf216 homolog produces the protein MGESQSKPRMLHQDRPANSNYGGQGGGVGGGSSSSLRLLSNCQQQTNRKCEKDGNFNFLGREDEVLTGDENRNQVRPRSLGPLGRDPPLPPPTIHYHGPGLLSPLSRLPCWSPLEPLPEIESGDDGYGRVPPDGAEEGKMEEETGRMSDDDKDREPRAIQGGRKEGVELEGEEGGEGEERVEEEDGEEWGDSGSEFEFSYRSSGSLSSLNMESGGEGALMGGWDRIGVGEPRSDLQGTDGPPGTDDPLSDPTKKCEKDAEGRRWGRKTLAASAMGSSLPDDDEEEEEQEERGGHSSDSDTDPCGELPELLDAVWTLRDRERFKAQEMEKHQVQLTMYRRLALIRWVRTLQGRVQEQQNRLQSSFDVILTHRKELLRMGASTAANTTASQS, from the exons ATGGG TGAATCTCAGTCCAAGCCCAGAATGCTTCACCAGGATCGACCTGCAAACTCCAACTACGGAGGTCAGGGGGGCGGAGTTGGAGGCGGTAGTTCCTCCTCTCTGCGTCTTCTTAGCAACTGCCAGCAGCAAACTAACAGGAAATGTGAGAAGGATGGCAACTTCAACTTCCTGGGTCGAGAGGATGAGGTCCTGACGGGAGACGAGAACCGCAATCAGGTTCGACCCCGGAGCCTCGGCCCGCTGGGCCGGGACccgcccctgcctccccccaccaTCCACTATCATGGGCCAGGCCTGTTATCGCCCCTCTCCCGCCTGCCCTGTTGGAGCCCCCTGGAGCCCCTGCCCGAGATCGAGAGTGGGGACGATGGCTACGGGAGAGTGCCCCCTGACGGCGCCGAGGAGggcaagatggaggaggagacaggaagaatgAGTGATGATGACAAGGACAGAGAGCCACGGGCCATccagggaggaaggaaagagggagtggagctggagggggaggagggaggggagggggaggagagagtggaggaggaggacggggaggagtggggagacaGTGGCTCAGAGTTCGAGTTCAGCTACAGGTCCAGCGGCAGCCTGTCCTCCCTGAACATGGAGAGTGGCGGCGAGGGGGCTCTGATGGGGGGGTGGGACCGCATCGGCGTGGGAGAACCCCGTTCGGACCTCCAGGGGACAGATGGCCCCCCAGGCACTGACGACCCCCTTTCCGACCCCACCAAGAAATGTGAGAAAgacgcagaggggaggaggtggggcaggAAGACCCTGGCGGCCTCGGCGATGGGGTCAAGCCTCCCTGATGACgacgaagaagaagaagagcaggaggagaggggggggcactcCTCGGATTCAGACACGGACCCGTGCGGGGAGCTTCCGGAGCTGCTGGACGCGGTCTGGACCCTGAGGGACCGCGAGCGCTTCAAGGCccaggagatggagaagcaTCAGGTTCAGCTGACCATGTACCGGCGCCTGGCACTGATCCGCTGGGTCCGCACCCTCCAAGGGCGTGTCCAGGAGCAGCAGAACCGCCTGCAGTCCAGCTTCGACGTCATCCTCACCCATAGGAAGGAACTGCTGCGCATGGGCGCCTCTACCGCAGCAAACACCACTGCAAGCCAATCTTAG
- the LOC136962316 gene encoding claspin, translating to MSLVSQPVVDLPVVGQIAESDSDSGMGSPVEEMMVKEMTENINSLQDSDDEVTIKRRPHCRKALRDSDSEEGEEEHGAGMVDALILSASSGEDVPPGEEEEEDKRVKKGEVKSKRISRAPVDSDESEPEKESKEDTPKRVLKKKGKKREKSQRHKAKEKKHSKAVELLKKKEKAEEAPMPRVLNDSGCLLGDPDLFDTGLEEEESLDAIRAAVKQKVKKHKEALLDDEPESGDEKDEPKPQRQERKAARASREAIMLLHSETQRLVRESSLGLPYHMPEPKSLDQFFKRRTRPEGPAMALLKSTKYQDMILETTPAPPPSNPPNEPQHDPAEDNTVPSFTQVQTLPQPSATSSPQQEHHPRTGEPETGAPVLEVAEMPKTSQVDHTKPESTETEAGLPVPGQVEASRSPARLVETGAGDVAMPAAGAIVEAVAQGHHRSRKDRLARLRELGLDPPPIPKLCPDEGAFVNLLEPPQPVNPGVEALKERYFRHVHPVARPKGERTVQVGLIRKESTPAGQEELRSDSVSVTIKEEEEEAGKGEKLVSLQSRLWKAMAVRRQEERTRKAALRRLDNEECGEEEEEEEMTESEGEEGVDELLAGDDGEEEQRHEDEEGGARDVRSPSPGLKGRSPFPELHNMDGTLMLFAGSSCSRTGDGVRRMGSGGQESDTKTEEDDSLSLAKDNSHNSSFELASSMLPSYQPVSRTTARGVSGYATFRSPSPCLFRPSFLGSASKSSSKLSEPSLSMPVEDSQDLYAPPSPGESGPQGRFSLEEDTQSQLLDADGFLNVGPRHGAPRSHKRQLILDSLDENAMDANMGELLGLCSGGFGGGSGRAALGGAAALGGASQENELLGLCSGGFPTQAGEEEMEERRKGAGEEEMDREMDQLLGLCSGRFNSPGMSPFRPVSSPAKLTFTAEDSEKKLVDEEEEEEDCEFHLLSDMESQSEQEDSEDEEKGEDEENEVEEEERQAVFAPHRVKKKKIRMAEFVDSEAELSGSDVGSDDEDGAGGSEYEEDELLDELPSDEELQDQVNKIHMKQVLDDDKRRLRLYQERYLADGDLHSDGPGRARRFRWKNIDEGFDLSGMGEEGEEEEDEDDVDQAELQRRKERVEREQWLREQSKVKKGRASCDAHNDEEDNEEEEEMGEEDSQFMKVAKKLTAKKLQKKDMPLVPPAEKSALLLNPFQRPSQPALVRRGSLLSQPRSVLQKLASISEGNPMAPRSTRGFLFQTLSPEKEASSDAPKKQVKKRGPVENLTPAAKRPCRGIPALQQAKPPRSIFSFLEN from the exons ATGAGTCTCGTCTCCCAACCT GTTGTGGATCTCCCAGTGGTAGGCCAAATCGCAGAGAGTGACTCAGACAGTGGAATGGGCTCCCCAGTGGAGGAGATGATGGTGAAAGAAATGACTGAAAATATAAATTCTCTCCAAG ATTCAGATGATGAGGTCACCATAAAACGACGGCCTCATTGTCGGAAGGCGCTAAGAGACAGTGAcagcgaggagggggaggaggagcacggAGCCGGGATGGTCGACGCTCTCATCCTATCAGCATCCAGTGGAGAAGACGTGCctcctggggaggaagaggaggaggacaaaaggGTCAAGAAAGGAGAGGTTAAGAGCAAGAGGATATCCCGGGCCCCCGTGGACAGTGATGAGAGCGAACCAGAAAAAGAGAGTAAGGAGGATACACCAAAGAGGGTGTTGAAAAagaaagggaagaagagagagaagagtcagCGACACAAAGCAAAGGAAAAGAAGCACAGCAAGGCCGTGGAGCTTctgaagaaaaaagagaaagctgAG GAGGCCCCCATGCCCCGGGTGCTGAACGACAGCGGCTGTCTCCTTGGCGACCCTGACCTGTTTGACAcgggtctggaggaggaagagtctcTGGATGCCATCAGAGCAGCGGTGAAGCAGAAGGTCAAAAAGCACAAG GAAGCTCTTCTGGACGATGAACCAGAGAGTGGGGATGAAAAGGATGAACCCAAACCACAGAGACAA GAGAGAAAGGCGGCAAGAGCCAGCAGGGAGGCCATAATGCTGCTCCACAGTGAGACCCAACGTCTAGTCAGAG AGTCGTCCCTGGGACTGCCCTACCACATGCCCGAGCCCAAGAGTCTCGACCAGTTCTTCAAGAGGAGAACCCGGCCAGAAGGACCCGCCATGGCGCTGCTGAA ATCTACCAAGTACCAGGATATGATACTGGAGACCACGccagcccctccaccttccAACCCACCCAATGAGCCCCAACATGACCCTGCAGAGGATAACACCGTCCCCTCCTTCACCCAGGTCCAGACCCTACCTCAGCCATctgccacctcctccccacagcaGGAGCACCATCCAAGGACAGGCGAGCCTGAGACGGGGGCCCCTGTCCTGGAAGTGGCGGAGATGCCCAAGACATCCCAGGTGGATCATACCAAGCCTGAATCCACAGAGACGGAGGCTGGGCTTCCAGTGCCAGGCCAGGTGGAAGCATCTCGTTCCCCGGCCAGGCTGGTGGAGACCGGGGCTGGGGATGTAGCGATGCCTGCTGCTGGTGCCATTGTGGAGGCTGTAGCTCAAGGTCACCACAGGTCCAGGAAGGACAGACTGGCCAGGCTGAGAGAGCTGGGGCTGGACCCACCACCCATCCCCAAACTGTGTCCAGACGAGGGGGCCTTTGTTAACCTGCTTGAGCCCCCCCAGCCAGTCAACCCAG GTGTTGAGGCGTTGAAGGAGCGCTATTTCCGACACGTGCATCCTGTGGCCCGGCCTAAGGGAGAGCGCACCGTGCAGGTTGGTCTCATCCGCAAAGAGAGCACCCCCGCTGGCCAGGAGGAGCTGCGCTCGGATTCTGTCAGCGTCACCatcaaagaggaggaggaagaggctgggAAGG gtgagaaGCTGGTGAGTCTGCAGTCTCGGCTGTGGAAGGCCATGGCCGTGAGAAGGCAGGAAGAGCGCACTCGCAAAGCCGCCCTCCGTCGCCTAGACAACGAGGAATGcggcgaagaggaggaggaggaagagatgaccGAGTCTGAGGGCGAAGAG GGTGTGGATGAGCTGCTAGCGGGTGACGAtggtgaggaggagcagaggcatGAAGATGAAGAGGGCGGGGCCAGGGATGTGAGAAGCCCCTCCCCGGGACTGAAAGGCCGCTCCCCTTTCCCCGAGCTGCACAACATGGACGGAACCCTCATGCTGTTCGCCGGCAGCTCCTGCTCTCGTACcgg GGatggtgtgaggaggatggggtcTGGAGGTCAGGAGAGCGACACTAAGACGG AGGAGGacgactctctgtctctggccaAGGACAACAGCCACAACAGCAGCTTCGAGCTGGCCAGCTCCATGCTTCCGTcctaccagccagtcagccggaCCACGGCCCGAGGCGTCTCCGGCTACGCCACCTTCCGCTCCCCTTCGCCATGCCTCTTCAGACCCAGCTTCCTAGGCTCCGCCTCCAAG AGTTCAAGCAAGCTGTCTGAGCCCTCCCTGTCCATGCCCGTGGAGGACTCCCAGGACCTGTACGCGCCCCCGTCCCCTGGCGAGTCGGGCCCCCAGGGCCGCTTctccctggaggaggacacccAGTCCCAGCTGCTGGACGCCGATGGCTTCCTCAACGTGGGGCCTCGGCACGGCGCGCCGCGCTCACACAAGCGCCAGCTCATACTGGACAGCCTGGACGAGAACGCCATGGACGCCAACATGGGCGAGCTGCTGGGCCTGTGCTCCGGGGGGTTCggggggggcagtgggaggGCGGCGCTGGGGGGGGC gGCGGCGCTGGGGGGGGCGTCCCAGGAGAATGAGCTGCTGGGCCTGTGCTCCGGGGGGTTCCCCACACAAGCTGgggaagaagagatggaggagaggaggaaaggagcaggggaggaggagatggatcgAGAAATGGATCAACTGTTAGGGCTGTGCTCTGGGAGGTTTAACAgtccag GTATGTCCCCTTTCAGACCTGTCTCCAGTCCTGCCAAGCTCACCTTTACAGCCGAGGACAG TGAGAAGAAGCTtgttgatgaggaggaggaggaggaagattgtGAGTTTCATCTGCTGTCTGATATGGAGAGCCAGAGTGAGCAG GAGGACAGCgaggatgaggagaaaggagaggatgaggagaacgaggtggaggaggaagagaggcaggctgtGTTTGCACCTCACAGAgtcaaaaagaagaaaat tcgCATGGCAGAGTTTGTGGACTCTGAGGCGGAGCTGTCCGGCAGCGACGTGGGCAGTGACGACGAGGACGGGGCAGGAGGGAGCGAGTACGAGGAGGACGAGCTGCTGGACGAGCTGCCCTCTGATGAGGAGCTGCAAGACCAGGTCAACAAGATCCACAT GAAGCAGGTTCTTGATGATGACAAGCGGCGCCTGCGGCTGTACCAGGAGCGTTACCTCGCCGACGGCGACCTGCATTCAGACGGCCCCGGCCGAGCGCGCCGCTTCCGCTGGAAAAAcattg ATGAGGGTTTTGACTTGAgcgggatgggagaggagggggaggaagaggaggatgaggacgacGTGGACCAGGCAGAGctgcagaggaggaaggagagggtggagagagagcagtggctgagagagcag TCCAAGGTCAAGAAAGGAAGGGCATCCTGTGATGCTCATAACGATGAAGAGgacaacgaggaggaggaggagatgggagaggaggacagccagTTCATGAAGGTGGCCAAAAAGCTGACGGCCAAAAAACTACAGAAGAAAG ACATGCCTCTGGTCCCCCCGGCTGAGAAGAGTGCTCTGCTGTTGAATCCCTTCCAGAGGCCCTCCCAGCCCGCCCTG GTGAGGAGGGGTTCGCTGCTGAGCCAGCCCCGCTCTGTGCTCCAGAAACTGGCTTCCATCTCCGAGGGGAACCCCATGGCCCCCCGCAGCACCAGGGGCTTCCTCTTCCAGACGCTGTCCCCCGAGAAGGAGGCCAGCTCTGACGCACCCAAGAAACAG GTGAAGAAGCGAGGGCCAGTAGAGAACCTGACCCCGGCAGCCAAGCGTCCCTGCAGAGGGATCCCAGCCCTGCAGCAGGCCAAACCTCCCAGGAGCATCTTCTCCTTCCTGGAGAACTAA